CCGGCTTTGAGCAATATCGCCTTGACGTCCCTGCAGACGCTCTCGGTGAGCTTCCTGGCGTAGACAAAGGCCAGGCACCTGATTCTGTTTTGAACCAAGCTGGCTATGacctcggcagcctccgcgtaAGGGCTTCGCCTCTGCGCGACGGTGTCGCCcctcccgccggcgccgtgagccctcgcgccgccgttacCGCCGTTTCCATTCTCCGCGATGGATCCATCCTCGGCCGCGATGGATCCGAGCTCGGGCGGCTGCCACAGGATCATCGCCTTCTCTCCGGAAGGGGCGCCGTTTCGGGTCACCGCAACCGGATCTTTCGTGGTCAGCTGCTTGACCAGCTGCGCGGGGTTATCtatcgtcgccgacgtgcATATAAACTCCGGACCCGGtccgtcgcacgcgcggcaCAGGCGAATCACCCTTCGAAAGACGTTGGCGACGTGCGACCCAAACACCCCCCGGCACGTGTGagcctcgtccaccaccaCGAGCTCCAGGTGCTGCCAGAACGTCTTGGTGAACTTCTTGCTCTGATACCCGGGCAGCAGGTAGTGGTGCAGGGAGTCGGGGTTGGTCAGCAACAACTGCGTCTTCTCGCTCTTGATCACGACGCGGTCGGACTCCTTGGTGTCGCCGTCCAGCGTCCGCACGGTTATGGACGCCATCCCCCGAAGCTTTTTTAGCGTCGAGCCCTCGTAcgcgccgctctccgcgAGTCTCTCGGCAGCTTCTGGAAACTTCCGGAACTTCGCGAGCTGATCGTTCGCCAGCGCCTTCAACGGAAACAGcacgatcgcgcgcgagctccgcttCTCCCCCAGCCTCTGCAGCAAAGGCACCGCGTACGCCAGAGACTTgccggacgccgtcggcgtggcGATGACCACCGAGCGCTttcccttcgtcgccgcgtgtATCGCCTCCTTCTGATGCGAGTAGAGCTTAGTGACGCCCACCTCCTGAAGGACCAAGCGCGTGGCTTCGTCGAGCTTGAACCCCGAAGGACCGTCGCATcgttcctccgcgggcgcgatccaCTCGACGTGTTTCACCTGGGGCTTGGATCTGAGCGATTCCACGTACGCcctgacgtcgtcgccgggtgacgcgggcgcgctggTGGCGGGGCGTTGGGTCGGGCGGGGTATCGACGGGGGCGTGGGTCGCGGGTCGTGACGGCGCTTCTTCCGCGCGGAGGATCCGCCGGTGCGCGGGGTGGAGCCCGGCGCGatgcggacgcgcgcgggtgtcgTCCCTCCCCTCGCGGCtcccctcgcgggcgtcgcgaacgtcggcggcggctcgggtcTGGACCCGGACCCCGGCGTGATGCGCTTGCCACGCgcgccgatgacggcgatgccgtcgtcgctgtcggtGTCCTGTCCGTCGGGCGccgtctgcgccgccgcgtctccgcctTGCGCGTCGGGAGGGACGACACCCGCGCGAAGCAGGAGCGCCTCcatctcgagctccgcgaccgTCTTGAGtcgcggcatcgtcgccgcgcggggcgtcgccccgcgtgGCGACGgtctcgcgtcgtccatgcGACCCGCGGAGCCGatacctccgcgcgcgccgcgtgtGGCGCTGCCCGGACCGGCACAGCTGTCCGCAAATCGGTTTGAAACAACGACTGGAAGGGAGCGCCTGAATAACGAGAATATGGATTCTGACTAGTTCACATACGTTTCTAAAGTTAAACCACGAATTATCACCTACTTGAATGCCCATACGATAACTGGGTCATTTTACCGTTTACAGAAAGGCTTCTCTTTTCCCATTTCGTTCGTCGGTCACGTGCGCTCGATATTCATTGTCGAACGCGGAGTACCTCGCGGGAACGCggaccgcccgcgcccgaggccaTGCCGAAGGTCCACTTCCGCCACAACTGGGAGCGCCTGAGCTCCCTCAAGGGAGCCGCGCCCATCGAtaccggcgacggcttcgaggGCGGCACCACCTGGCGCGTGGGGTTGCGGGCCAACCTCACGGGCGATCCGCAATTCAGCGAGTCTTCCGACTTTGGCGCGTACAACCCGGTTCACATCGTCCCGTCGTCCTACCGGTTCGACTACCACTTCGGCCACGCCCCCAAGGGCCTCAAGACCAAGAAGAACCTCGACGGATACCGTcagagcgacgccgccgcgctcgccgagtacgacgaggagatcctCGCGGTGCAGCACAAGGCGAACGGCAAGCGGCgaaggctcgcggcgctcgcgctgaaGAACCCGCACGTGCCGCTGTGCTTCAAGCCGTGGATCCGCGCCCAGCTGATACACTCCATAATCCGACAGGAGATCATCCTCGCCAACTACGACATGCTCGTGGTCATGCCGTGGTCCCCGAGGGCGAGCCCGCTCTGGGTCCTCATCCCGCTGGTCTGGGGGTGGATCCCTCTGGCGGTGGTGGGACCGTTTCTGTTCCTGTACACGCTGCTCGCGGGGTACCCGTACTGGTGGGTCCCCGGCGCGTTCCAGCACCAGATCTTCGAGACGATCTTCAGCGTGCCCGTCTttctcgccgcgcagctcgcgtgCTTCGCGCTCATGCCGTTGGATTGGATCCTCGGCCGGCTTCGGGTACCGTACTgcggccccgtcgccggggacgtgggTCGGAAGGAACGGAGGGACGGATGGAtgaaggaggagctcaagaaggGGCGCAAACCCGAGCTGGACCcggaggcgatcgacgacgacgtcgagcggtCCATGCGACGCATCGCGAGCAAGATGACCAAGAAGCTGAAGAAGGATTTCGTGTTTTACAAGCGCGAGGTGAgcaaggcgaaggcgaacCCGGCGGGTGATGACTGGACCGAGTCGTTCGTCATGATG
The genomic region above belongs to Micromonas commoda chromosome 4, complete sequence and contains:
- a CDS encoding predicted protein codes for the protein MPKVHFRHNWERLSSLKGAAPIDTGDGFEGGTTWRVGLRANLTGDPQFSESSDFGAYNPVHIVPSSYRFDYHFGHAPKGLKTKKNLDGYRQSDAAALAEYDEEILAVQHKANGKRRRLAALALKNPHVPLCFKPWIRAQLIHSIIRQEIILANYDMLVVMPWSPRASPLWVLIPLVWGWIPLAVVGPFLFLYTLLAGYPYWWVPGAFQHQIFETIFSVPVFLAAQLACFALMPLDWILGRLRVPYCGPVAGDVGRKERRDGWMKEELKKGRKPELDPEAIDDDVERSMRRIASKMTKKLKKDFVFYKREVSKAKANPAGDDWTESFVMMSIEIEADGEKTSESEYETSSDEDESDYDEDEESGSGGDEGGAGVGEDDDDVEAARKPRSPRRTSSQRRSGSPRATRKMTGVVPEEV
- a CDS encoding predicted protein; its protein translation is MEALLLRAGVVPPDAQGGDAAAQTAPDGQDTDSDDGIAVIGARGKRITPGSGSRPEPPPTFATPARGAARGGTTPARVRIAPGSTPRTGGSSARKKRRHDPRPTPPSIPRPTQRPATSAPASPGDDVRAYVESLRSKPQVKHVEWIAPAEERCDGPSGFKLDEATRLVLQEVGVTKLYSHQKEAIHAATKGKRSVVIATPTASGKSLAYAVPLLQRLGEKRSSRAIVLFPLKALANDQLAKFRKFPEAAERLAESGAYEGSTLKKLRGMASITVRTLDGDTKESDRVVIKSEKTQLLLTNPDSLHHYLLPGYQSKKFTKTFWQHLELVVVDEAHTCRGVFGSHVANVFRRVIRLCRACDGPGPEFICTSATIDNPAQLVKQLTTKDPVAVTRNGAPSGEKAMILWQPPELGSIAAEDGSIAENGNGASLVQNRIRCLAFVYARKLTESVCRDVKAILLKAGRQDLIARVDSYRGGYDADLRRNLEGRLASGEVSCLVCTSALEMGIDVGDLDATVHVGVPETAAAMWQQAGRAGRRLGCSLAVVVACERPLDSFYCSHPEALFRRSAEAALIDPSNPAILEQHLACAAFETPIDVKNEADLFDHPEAARAYREQAARNKDEAVRTPFLVALKSQDVKTGAKVIEKVEAHRAMSRVYEGCVYLFQDRQYLVEALDERTRTARCRTNSAHRNESTHPKSHESVTELDADPPRGIAAPRRRRVGYANVRCSVGRARVVERVVGMVAKDQYTFEVRRERAYPPPGLLSADFVTDAVWWDLPDEIVRHKITDTGVLARATFGVVNLCVALVPAFAMCDARDVQGAVRFLRSESGDECAGARMYLYDTCPKGVGLAPKAYESLESLWERALKTVSECPCASGCPSC